The Metabacillus sediminilitoris genome window below encodes:
- a CDS encoding aspartyl-phosphate phosphatase Spo0E family protein encodes MTIHVVHSELANKISLIRRLMIVTAQTKGINNPETIKYSQELDKLIFETQLLLKSCS; translated from the coding sequence ATGACTATACATGTAGTACATTCTGAATTAGCAAATAAAATTAGTCTAATTAGAAGACTAATGATTGTAACTGCCCAAACAAAAGGAATCAATAATCCTGAAACAATTAAATATAGTCAGGAATTGGACAAATTAATTTTTGAAACTCAACTATTATTAAAATCTTGTAGTTAA